The Falco biarmicus isolate bFalBia1 chromosome 1, bFalBia1.pri, whole genome shotgun sequence DNA segment TTATCACACTCTCATCTCCGTTGAAAGGTAGCCAATAAATGCTTTGCATACATTATTCATTTTTCCAAGTTTCTCACTGAGGCTTAGCAGAACCTGAATACCCCTTAAGCTTTGCATGGAGTCTTGTGCAGGTGAAGTACTTCAGTCTCAAGGGGAATGTCCGGGAAATCACATACACTTGGTCTGAGCAATGAGCTGCATGTatgggaggaaagaggagagacTGGAAAGAGATCTGATAAGGGGatgtgaaatacaaaatatttggaTCTTTCCTGGAAGCTGTCAACTTGAAGGAGCTGTTTTACTTTCAAGACTTGCAAATTCTCAAAGAGCACCTGTGCTTAGTTTCACACCACTGATTCTGTTGACTTAAATCTTCTTTTGATGAGCTGACATGAAATAATATTCTAATATAGCACACAGTGCTGATGGTAGGTGCAGTAAGGAAACACAAATCAGGCTTTGGGGAGAAGGTGGGGAAGGGACACCAGAATTATTGAATTTGATTACCCTTAGCTTTGTCTCAAAGCAAATGATATATTGAACATGCCTCAGGAACCCAGGAAATTTCAGAAGTGATCAGATGTTTTACATGTTGACATGTTTACAGAGGCGTTTTacatgggtttatgaaagtcAACCAACTGTGCTGTTCTTGTGTGGTGGAAATTCTAAGGCATAATATATTAATGCTTCACACTGCAGAGCATGCTCAGTAGGGAAATAAATGTATGATGTCAATAAAGAAATTATGATGCAGACTAAAAATTGGCTGATAGGTCTTGAATCAATTTATGTAGGGAATACTTGtccaaatacagcatttttcGTGAGGTCCTACAGTGATCTGTGTGCTTATGGAGTGGACAGCAGTTACGACATTTGCTCTGGCAGCAatcttgcttgcttgcttagTAGTCTGagcttgtttaaaaatgtgtattttaatatcGCAAAACTGCAGGTAACATACAAGATTAGTAGTTTTACTTCAGCGAGCAGTAATTGTggaagcagctttgctgttgGAGTGAAGATACATCTGGACATAACTTGCCACACAGAGGCAGTGACTGAGAGATGGAACAGTGCTTGGGCTGATGCACCCTTTGGTGTCAGACAGCACAAAACAGCAGATGTTACACttgcttttaatatttgtgATGTTGTTACTAGAACCGGGTGCCAGTCTGAAGCCCAGGTGTTGTTAAAGGCTGCTGACCAATTCAAGTCTTACATCTAGGAACTGGTTTATCCAAGAAAACTTTAAGAGTTTTGCTTATGATCGACAAGTATCTCTATGAGGCAAGAGGGTAACGGGATCTGGCTGTTCGCAGACACAGTAAGAATAAGGGAGAGGTGGGTGTAGGGAGAACCACTGTTGTGACCTGCTCAGTTCTACTCAGCCGTTACTAGAGTATCCAGGCCAGGCCAGCTCCCCTGTCTagaactgcaaatatttttattggctCATGTGACTGTCATGCTTGCCCCTAAGACAAGAGTTAGCTTGGCTAATTGTAGCTGCAAGGAGAAAAGGAGTTTCTGACTTGACGCTGTCCATAACTTTCTTTTAGTATCTTAATATTCTAAACaatctcttctctctttttttttatagggCACCAATGCCTCTGCTCTGGAAAAAGACATTGGCCCAGAGCAGTTTCCCATCAATGAACACTACTTTGGATTGGTCAATGTAAGTACCATTTTCACTAGGCAAACCATATAAACCATATACAGAACTGTGGCTTTGATATTACTTGAactttggtttgttctttttctttctttttttttttttttcctcccccaacCCTTTTCTAAGGTAGGAttatctttttttgaaaaagtgcTGCTCACATTCCAATTTTACATAAAACGGGTTGCAAAACTGTATCAGATATTTGAAGACAGCTTCATACGCccacagagaaaacagtttaCTGTTCTGTGAGTGTTTCCAGGGATTAGAATTTGAACTTCAACAAATTTAAAAGTCTGGTTTAGCTATGAAATGTGAGGGAAGAAGTGACGGAAGCATGTACAAGCTTAGGAGCAGCAGTCTGCGCTGGGGACACTCTTAGGAGGAGCTTTGTTATCTGACTTAGGAGAGAATGAGTGAGAAGAGTTTAATCACTTGTTTATTCtcatataaataaaacagatacAGTAATTCTTTCCATTGAAAACATTAGTCATTCTCTACTGAGCAGCTTACAAGCTTAACGAAATCCACTACAATAAATATATCTCTTACAAGTGGAAACTTCTGCTTTGTATCCTAGTTAATTTAGAACACCATAGTTTTTTCCTGTGAAGTGTCAGATGTGGGTGTGGAAATATATTCCTACAGCAGCTGCATGGCAAAATGGCTGGTATGTGACAGGGGCACAGAAGCCAGAAGCTGAATGAAGCAACGAGTTTTATTGTGATGCACAGGGATTaagattgtttttaattttatatggCAGTTTGGGAACACCTGCTACTGTAACTCCGTGCTGCAGGCATTGTATTTTTGCCGGCCATTTCGGGAAAATGTATTATCATACAAGGcccaacagaaaaagaaggaaaatctcTTGACTTGCCTGGCAGATCTTTTCCACAGTATTGCTACTCAGAAGAAGAAAGTTGGAGTTATTCCACCAAAGAAGTTCATATCAAGGTTACGAAAAGAGAATGGTAAGTGTGAAACTGGGATTCTCTTAGACATTCACACATCGATCAGgagcatataaataaatactggGCAATGTGGTCATATTAATCAGATGCTCAGGTTAGATTTCTAAGTTGCTTTTAGTACTTTTGGGGGTTTAGATATGAATATTTTAGTATCTGTGTACATGAGATTGTGCTTGAAATAACCATACCAGTTCCCATAAGTTCCCAAAGGTGCATGAATTAATGATGTTTTCACAGCCCAGTGGGATAGACCACACTGTACAGGGAGCTAGGGCTGGGAATAGGGTGGCACTCTGCTGTCGTTTTTTGATCGTTGTTTTTTGTGGAGTGTAGCAGAGAGAGATGGAGAGCAGCTGGCAGTATAGAAATTGTGTGACCTAGGAATGCTACAGGCACCATTATTACAAAACACCCTGGAGGATGGGAAACCGTATGTGGGGGTGTTCAGTGGACTACACGTCAACTGCTGCTCTTGTTCTTAGAAGCTGTGGGCACAGCCTCACTTTGTGAAGCGTCAGGCCCTTTTTAAGCACTAGGTTGCTAACAGCATATGCCTAATCTTGTAGTAGTTCTGTCTAAGGGATATGAGGAACATCTTGAAATAAGGACGCCTGCCACACAGCTCCGTTTTGGCCTGGATTCATATCAGTGTGGGTGGTATGCTTAGAAACAGGGGAGCTTTGAATGAAGAGACAAAGTAAGAGTCAAACACCTGGAAGAAATTGCTTCCTGGTGACAGCATATAAATGGGCAGACTGTTCATTCCTGAGCAGGCGTTTGAAACTGTGACAAAGTTAGCTGAGTCATTTAGTGATAAATGCCCCCACGAGTGTTGGGGATCACTTTTGCGGACTGGATCTtatgttttcagcttttataaTAAGGGCCAGACTTAGTGTGTATTAACCTGCTTATGTGTTAGACACTGCAAAGCCAAAGAATCTGTGCAATATTTTCTGAGGACATCCATGTGAGCTTTTTGAGGAGCAGGGggataaaaatacacatttctggGAACAGagattcatttttcttcaacaTGGTGGGAAAACTAAGCCTTCACTGGAGAAGTCTGTACTAAATCACCAGTGAGAtactttccccttctcctgtaAGCATTTTTATTGAAGAGGACAAGTCTCTGCTCATCAGACTTGCATGTGAAAAATGAACTTTGTTAGGTGgtgttattattactatttgTGGCAAGTtaaccttggctggctgccaggtgcccaccaagcctGTCTCTCATTcccttcctcagcaggacagggggagaaaatagatgaaaaacacttctgtgttgagataaaggcagtctaattaaaaaaaaaaaaaaaaaaaaaaaaaaagcgcaaaGGCTGCACgtggaagcaaagcaaaaccaaaggagATCTATTCTCTACcccccatcagcaggtgatTTCCAGCCACTCCCTAGGAAGCAGGGCCTTGGTATGCACAGGAGCTTCTTTGGAAGACAAACATCTTAATAACAAatgcctgccccccccccccccccccccccttttttttttcccctttctctgagtttttattgctgaacaCAAAGTCACACagcatggaatatccctttggtcagtttggttcagctgtctcagctgtgtcccctccctaCTGCTTGATCATCCCCAGCCTACCAGCCTTTGGTGTCGGGGGGAAGAGGGACAgtcttgatgctgtgtgagcactgctcagcaacagccaaaacactggtgcCTTACCCACACTGTTCTAGCCACacatacaaagcacagcactgtacagGCAGCTGTAAGGAAAGggaactccatcccagccagatgCAGTACACCAGCATGTGTCAGCATCCAATGTATTCAGTTTCCTCAGGCATGTGTCTTACTGTCCGAACTCCGTGATGTTCCTAAGCGTCTGAGGGACTTGGGTAGGAGGTGTGGGTGTGAATCAGTGTTGCCTAAAGTTAGGCATCTAGTCTAAGGAATTAATTTAGGATGAGTCATCCTCTTGCTTTCTTCATTGACTGTAGTGGGAGTCTACACAGCCAACTCCAAAGAAGATGGTAACTTTTTTGGCAGCTAAAGTTAGGTGAGATGAAGCCTTCCCCCAAAGGAGCTTCACTGAAGCCATTGTGACTGCAAAACTGCTCTTTGGCATGATTCTAAACACTTTGCTGAGCAAGGGCCAGTACAtgtatttggaaagaaataattaatttagtTTGCTTTCTTGAAGGAAAGGATATACTCAGCTTTAGAAATCTTGACTCTTTTCTTCACAGATCTCTTTGACAACTACATGCAGCAGGATGCACATGAGTTTTTAAATTACCTGCTCAACACCATCGCAGACATTTTGCAAgaggagaagaaacaggaaaagcaaaatgggaaactgaaaaatggcAACATGAATGAAGCTGAAGAGAACAATAAACAAGAACTCACCTGGGTGCATGAGATTTTTCAGGGAACACTGACTAACGAAACTAGATGTTTGAACTGTGAAACCGTAAGCATTgggatagattttttttttttttagttgttgcccATTAATAGATagataattttatatatataaatatatgaatCTTTTCAGACATCTGAGAATTGTGGATATTCCTGTAGACTTTACTTCTTGAAGTGAGTatattcttttctaaaaatttatttttctaagcatTACTTGGCTAACCTATGCCAAGTCTTGCTGTCCTAATACATATCTCTACAGTTAAAATCCTTGCTAGTTAATCAATACCCTTCCTTATTACTGTAACTTTGGGAAAAGAGATTCACATAATTATTCCACAAATAAGTGAAATATTAAGATGAATTTGTGTTAATTGAATCCTAAGAATGTGACTGGCATACAGAGGGTTTGTTATTAACAAAccatatgttttcttttatctcCCTAATATTTTCTAGAGGCTGTCAGTTTGAAGTCTCTGATGTTTGAAGCATGAGTAAAAACTAGTTTTAGTTAGGAAACCTGATTGCAAGTCTCCTATCAATTTATGTGGTTTTCAATCACATGCTGCTacttaaagggaaaagaaatattgaagaaaaaaaaaaaaagtttctctctTTGAGGTTGAGGTAGCTATGTGAAAGAGTAACACAGATAgcaaaaaaagtctcttttgGGGAGAACAGTGTCACTGATTTtccaaaaatcacagaattatagaatcacaaatggtttgggttggaagcgACCTTAAAGACCATTTAGTTCCAATCTCCCTGCCATGGAGgcttccactagaccaggttggAATTAACCTCACATAacttttgctttgtaaaagGTAGGTGTCAAGGATGAACTAGTTTTCTCAGCTCCTTCTGTAGATGGTGGAGATTGCAAAGGAGCTCCTGCAGGAAGCTCTCTCCATCTGTCAGTAGGCTATTtcatgaaacaatatttttaacagtatcAGGTATTCTGCTCTATACAGCTTGTCCTGGCTCCAGTTGTTGGGCCAGCAAACTGATCTGGCCTATGAATAATGTGTTTCTAACTCAGACCAGTACTGCTGCCAAGTACTTCCTCTAAAGAAAATGCACCTTTTGATTATTTGCATTAAGATGGGAGAAGGTGCCCAGAGAAGCTATCTTCAGACAGCAAGCTGAGGTTAAATATCTAACTTTAGACAGTTGAAGTTAGGTGAGATAAACCCTACCCAGGTCCTACCAGATGTATAAAAGAATATATTCTGATATTTCTAATCATAAAGGATAGCTCTGTACTCCAAGAAAATATGACTTCTCCAGGGAATTGGATCAGAGAGGGGGGATAAAAGAGATACAGTGATAGTCAACATGTAAGAAGGGGTTGGACCAAGTTTGGAACAAGCTTGTATAAGTGAAAACATGAGATATTGAAATGTAATTCTTTAGTCTCTTTCAATTATAAAACCCCAAGTAATAACACCAAGTTAAATTAAGTGAAAAggtagaattaatttttaactggCATGCTTCTTTAGGTTGTGGCCTAACTCCAAATTAATAGCCAGTGTTTACTCAGACAAACTGTAGTGAGGTCAGGATGTGTCCTTGGGCAACTGCAAAACTAAATCAAAGTGACCGCTTTGTGGAAAACAATAGTGCCAGGTATTGCTGCTGTAGGAAGGCTTGTCTGTAGCTTCCTGTGAATGCAGAAGTATACTATACTACCCAGAATacttttccagtttatttttcttgtattattGTATCTTGAAATCTTTAGGAAATagtaaaatgaattaaaagatGTTCCTTTGCTAAAACATGTATATGTAGTGCATGAAGTGTCATTCAGATTCCAGCAGTTCTTATTCTCACTCACAAAGAGTGCACATTTGAATCTGGTTTTCCAACTACCTTTTGTTTTGGTCTGTATTATTCTAACTCCAACTAGCTCATCTTCCCCTTCAGTAAATATTTGATATGCTGGAATCAGTGACTAAATTCCTAGCTTCTTTGCGGTATTCCAATGAAACACTATACTTGCCAAAGACTTTTCCAAGTATTTAACCTCTTTCTTGATATGCAGTGTGTCTGACAGAACTCTAGTTCCAGCCATAGGGACACAATGTTCTCTGAAGCTTTGTTGCTCTGTCTTTCAGATTCTAGCTGTGTATTTATACTGCAGTTGATTGCTGCCAGTTTTGTGGTTTCCTCTTCCCTGTGGGTCAAATCATGCTTCAGGGAGGATTTTTAATCTGTTCATTTTAATCGTGTGTGTGTTATGCCTCTGTACATCCTTGATAATATTAGAATTCATCCTGCTAAAGATGTTCCTCTGGATTCAGAACTGATATGGGTTGCATTCACCGTGTTTATAGGATCCCTGACATCATGCAAAGATGAGCTGAAAGTAGTATATAACTTTCAGATCCATAGAACTGCAGAAATCTGACCACGAGGAACTTGCATCAGAACAATGGATTCAACCCCTCACTGAAGTTCTTGATTTGAACTTCACTATCCTGTCATCTGATTTAGTTAGTCTCAGGAAATGTAGTCATAGGAGGCAAAATAAGAAGTGTTACTGCAGCATTTTGTAAACAGAATTGGTTGTTATGAATATGACTAAATTCATGTGCAGTAAGTAATTCTGCAGTCTCTTTAACTCAGTTGAAGTATTATACCAATTGTCTGTTTGGGTGAGTTGGAGTTTTTTTACATCATCTTCAAGATTAAATACTCTAAGTGAAGAAtcattttcaaagcacaaaTCAAGATCTGtcattctgaaaatgtttggggttactttttcttaaaaaaagctctttattggaatttttctcctgttttgccTAAAAAACattggcaaaataaaaatgattttgcaaaatattatcACTTTACTATTTTTAcctttaatctttttattttttttagtcaaaATTATTGATCAGAATCAACATTCAATGGGGAAATGCAGCTGTGTTGACCAGAAATATAAAGCCAGCCTTTTGAAATCTCactggagagaaaatataacatgGTTAAATATGACATTTCTTGACAGATACTTATGTGGATCCTTAATAGTAAGAGTAATTATGCAGGGCATAAACTGTGATTAGGTAGTGTAATATATTATACAAAGGGTAAATAAAATTCcagtaaaattaagaaattaggCTATGTTGCATAACAAGGAAACATAATGTAGTGCACCAGTCACAGCTAATATAGGCAGTGGTGGCCCCCCTTTAATGAATAGTAGATTATGGTCACTGCCATGGTTGGTGGGCTTGGGTAAGTGGAAGAGATGGAAATTAAGTGATAGGAAAGCTGAATTGGTAGAGCTACTAACAAAttgaaatgaattatttttgtgtaatttatttctgtagaaattGCTCTATCTTTAGCATTTGCAAATAGATATAAACAGCATTTGGATGTATGGCATTTTATTAAGTCTCTATTttacatgtatattttttgCAACAGGTTAGTAGCAAAGATGAAGATTTTCTTGACCTTTCTGTTGATGTGGAGCAGAACACATCAATTACACACTGTCTAAGGTAAATGAATGTGTCTCTTTGGCAGATAGTTCTGTCTGACTTTGCTAAATTTTGCAGGTTTAGGAAGtacaggaaagagaagcagaataACATGGGGTTTTGAACTTTTcccaaggagaagaaaaagactgtAAACTGGTTATTTCCTCTAATGACAAAATATGCATTAATGTATTTTGGTGTACTCACTTTCTCTTTCAATGTATgtgtttgaaagagaaaaaaaatcatctcttGGCGAAAATAATTGATTGCCTTGTCATCTAGAAGAACTGCTACAGAGTAATAATTGGCTTCAAATGGATTAAAGTGAGCTTCTGCTCAAGTGCTTTGTTGATTAGGACTCATGTGCATATTAGAAGTCAAGTGTGTGCTTTTCAGAGTGAGTGATAGAGTCCCTAGAGGGCAAAAGATTTCAGAAGTCTAGTTTTCTACAAGATAAATTTCTTATTCTGTGTCTTATCCTAAAATTATGGAGAGAAATCTTTTATTCTAAGTTCTGGTTCTGCTCCTAGTACACTCTTTAAGTATTGAACAAATACTtcagagataaaaataattttcagagttGCATGGATTATTATtctgaaagatttaaaatatctgGAGTTTTGGCATTGATAAACCTATACCTAGATTTAAGACAATATGTTGCTGCTCTAAGGTACTGATTATCAATTGGTCAAATTACTCTATCAAGCTCCAAAATTTCTGCCAAGCttgaaattgcatttaaaagttATTCTGGAATACCTAGAAAGGGTTGCCTGGCATCTCACCCCAAGCTGagttacagaaagagaaagtatATGAGGTACTAACCATTTTTTGAGTCAGAAAGCAGTGGTTTCTCTGAGGATACCACAGTGGTACTAAGTAACTTCTCTTACATTTCAAAGTACTAGATCTAGTAAGTTTTTTCATTCTCAACTTCTGTTCAGTCTCCTATAGGATACTGTAGCCCTGAAGTATTCCACATGGCAGTAACTAgcctcattttaaaaagtgagcaaactgaagagcagctttggaaaggagcgcattattttcttttttttcccccttgtatCTTTGCCTGTTCATGGTCATCGA contains these protein-coding regions:
- the USP46 gene encoding ubiquitin carboxyl-terminal hydrolase 46 isoform X2, encoding MWCPSMPCAGDATHTVHLPWRQSCANGGTNASALEKDIGPEQFPINEHYFGLVNFGNTCYCNSVLQALYFCRPFRENVLSYKAQQKKKENLLTCLADLFHSIATQKKKVGVIPPKKFISRLRKENDLFDNYMQQDAHEFLNYLLNTIADILQEEKKQEKQNGKLKNGNMNEAEENNKQELTWVHEIFQGTLTNETRCLNCETVSSKDEDFLDLSVDVEQNTSITHCLRDFSNTETLCSEQKYYCETCCSKQEAQKRMRVKKLPMILALHLKRFKYMEQLHRYTKLSYRVVFPLELRLFNTSGDAVNLDRMYDLVAVVVHCGSGPNRGHYITIVKSHGFWLLFDDDIVEKIDAQAIEEFYGLTSDISKNSESGYILFYQSRE
- the USP46 gene encoding ubiquitin carboxyl-terminal hydrolase 46 isoform X1 gives rise to the protein MTVRNIASICNMGTNASALEKDIGPEQFPINEHYFGLVNFGNTCYCNSVLQALYFCRPFRENVLSYKAQQKKKENLLTCLADLFHSIATQKKKVGVIPPKKFISRLRKENDLFDNYMQQDAHEFLNYLLNTIADILQEEKKQEKQNGKLKNGNMNEAEENNKQELTWVHEIFQGTLTNETRCLNCETVSSKDEDFLDLSVDVEQNTSITHCLRDFSNTETLCSEQKYYCETCCSKQEAQKRMRVKKLPMILALHLKRFKYMEQLHRYTKLSYRVVFPLELRLFNTSGDAVNLDRMYDLVAVVVHCGSGPNRGHYITIVKSHGFWLLFDDDIVEKIDAQAIEEFYGLTSDISKNSESGYILFYQSRE